In one window of Posidoniimonas corsicana DNA:
- a CDS encoding phage holin family protein, which produces MNHQDSNDDTGGSKPRLAQTLLEMGELQLMLLRADAAAATKASYAAIVMVAVAVCLLIAAAPVLLLAAAAWIEEGFGLSRPVSLAAAGGAAAVAATLLLLAARRAAGRGLSMLSRTLDELAQNLESVKRGLADARDDAPPPNSPR; this is translated from the coding sequence GTGAATCACCAAGACAGCAACGACGACACCGGCGGCTCGAAGCCGCGGCTGGCGCAGACGCTGCTCGAGATGGGCGAGCTGCAGCTGATGCTGCTGCGCGCCGACGCGGCGGCGGCGACCAAGGCGAGCTACGCCGCGATCGTGATGGTCGCGGTCGCCGTGTGCCTGCTGATCGCCGCCGCGCCCGTGCTGCTGCTGGCAGCCGCGGCCTGGATCGAAGAAGGCTTCGGCCTGTCCCGGCCAGTCAGCCTGGCCGCCGCCGGCGGCGCGGCCGCGGTCGCCGCCACGTTGCTGCTGCTCGCCGCCCGCCGCGCCGCGGGGCGAGGTTTGTCCATGCTGTCACGCACCCTGGACGAGCTGGCCCAGAACCTTGAGAGTGTGAAGCGTGGGCTGGCCGACGCACGTGACGACGCGCCGCCCCCGAACTCCCCCCGTTAA
- the ypfJ gene encoding KPN_02809 family neutral zinc metallopeptidase, whose translation MRTEGRRESTNVEDRRRMSPKAVGIGGGLIGLLIVLAITLLGGNPQQAAKVMEQLDVGQPQQQAADVQLSPEEEEAARFVRVVLADTEDVWTALFREQGAEYTKPTLVLFTGQVQSACGFASAATGPFYCPLDRNVYLDLSFFEEMKRKFNAPGDFAQAYVVAHEIGHHVQNLLGISEQVQAQRRRLSEVEYNRLSVRLELQADYLAGVWAHHAQEKWQVLEPGDIREAIDAATAIGDDRLQRQAQGYVVPESFTHGTSEQRVRWFYKGLQSGDMLGGNTFEAEQL comes from the coding sequence ATGAGAACCGAAGGACGTCGCGAGAGCACCAACGTCGAGGACCGGCGGAGGATGTCCCCCAAGGCGGTAGGCATCGGCGGCGGCCTGATCGGCCTGCTGATTGTCCTCGCCATCACGCTGCTTGGCGGCAACCCTCAGCAGGCGGCCAAGGTGATGGAGCAGTTGGACGTCGGGCAGCCCCAGCAGCAGGCGGCCGATGTGCAGCTCAGCCCTGAGGAAGAGGAGGCCGCCCGCTTCGTCCGCGTGGTGCTGGCCGACACCGAGGACGTGTGGACCGCGCTGTTCCGGGAGCAGGGCGCCGAGTACACCAAGCCGACGCTGGTGCTGTTCACCGGCCAGGTGCAGTCGGCGTGCGGGTTCGCCAGCGCGGCCACCGGCCCGTTCTACTGCCCGCTCGACCGGAACGTCTACCTCGACCTCTCATTCTTCGAAGAGATGAAGCGTAAGTTCAACGCCCCGGGCGACTTCGCCCAGGCGTACGTGGTGGCGCACGAGATCGGCCACCACGTCCAGAACTTGCTGGGCATCTCCGAGCAGGTGCAGGCGCAGCGGCGGCGGTTGTCGGAGGTCGAGTACAACCGCCTGTCGGTGCGGCTCGAACTGCAGGCGGACTACCTGGCCGGCGTGTGGGCGCACCACGCCCAGGAAAAATGGCAGGTGCTCGAGCCGGGCGACATCCGCGAGGCGATCGACGCGGCCACCGCGATCGGGGACGACCGCCTGCAGCGGCAGGCGCAGGGGTATGTCGTCCCCGAGTCGTTCACGCACGGCACCTCCGAGCAGCGCGTCCGCTGGTTCTACAAGGGCCTGCAGAGCGGCGACATGCTCGGCGGGAACACGTTTGAGGCAGAGCAGCTGTAG